A window of Aquila chrysaetos chrysaetos unplaced genomic scaffold, bAquChr1.4, whole genome shotgun sequence genomic DNA:
GGGTCCCCCCATGGCCGGGAGGGGCCTTGGGGGAGACGGGGGGGGGCTGCGAGCTGAGCCCCCCCTGGGCAGAGAGCACGGCTCCCCCCGAGGTGAGAAAAgccggacgcctgggtccctgccgtagcgggggggggggggggggggggccacggGGCCCCCCCCTGacccctctcctctctctcccgcaggccccaccagccccccccagcagggGCTGGGCCCCCCCCCTACCGAAGCCgcttggggctgggggggggccccccACGGTACCGGCCGCCCCCCATGTTGGACCCGGGGCGTGGGGGGCCGGGGCTGTttggggggctgctggcagggggcagcccccccaggGCCGCCGACCCCCAGCACCTCTTGCCTCCGTGAGTTGGGGGGGGGCCCGGAAAGAAGGGCgggggagcagctgggggggggggctgcccaccaccccccctctttgtgcccccccccccccccccaggcagaTCAACGTGGGCCCCGGCTTCCAGGCAGCCGtgccggcggcagcggggggggggctgcgggcaggacCCCCCCGGGGGGGCCACGCTGGCCTGGAGCCCCTGGCCCGGGCTGGAGGGGGACCCTGAGACTCAGCAGCAAGGTgagtccccccccccaacaccttCCCGGTCAGGGGGAGGGGTAGGGGGGGTTGGGGGGCCTGCCTggggcccccccccctcacccagccccccccccccagtggaaACCTTGCTGGACCTGGCCTGCTCCAGTGCCCTTCCCGGGGGGGGCACCAACCGGGAGCTGGCCCTGCACTGCCTGGCCCGCGCCGACGGCAGCCTGACggtgagggggggggacaccgggtggtttgggggtgcccccccccccccccttgcgACCCACTATGTCCCGTCtgtgtcgtcgtccccccccccccccagggtgccctggagctgctgctgctggggacgCCAGCCTGGCCGCGGGCAGACCCCTTAGCTGGGTACCACTACACCGGTGAGGGGGGGGGccaagtgggggggggggttaaagAGGGATTTTGGGGGGCCCCCACGGCCCCCCCCAACCCAGATCCTGACACCCCCCCACAGGCAGCGACACCTGGACCCCCCGGGAGCGGCGGCTCTTCGCCAAGGCCCTGGCGCGGCATGGGAAAGACTTTACACGCATCCAGCAGGCGGtgagggccccccccccccccccccccagctcctgggtcccccccccaccccgttcccacagggtcaccccaaaacctgcccccccccctccccgccccaaaCCCAGGTGCCCTCCAAACGGACGACGCAGTGCGTCGAGTTTTACTACCTGCACAAGTCGCGGCTGGGACGGGCGCGGAGGCAGGtacagggtgggggggggtcagggacccccccccccccatcgtGCTGGGGGGGCACCGGTGGCACCCCCCACCCTGGTtttggggggcactggggacccctctcctcccacctctcTCTGTCCCAGATGCCATCCGAAGCCCTCGGCTCCCGCTTCCCCTGCAAGCTCTGCGGCAAGTatgcggggagggagggggggcagaAGGGGATTGGGGGTCCCTGGGAGGGGCAcagagggtgctgggggggggcacagacagtgctgcccccccccagccccccaccGCATCCCCATTTTCCCCCAGAATCTTCCCCAAGATCAAGAGCCGCAATGCCCACATGAAGATCCACCggcagcaggagggctggggggggtcccagttCCTGCCCCCCCCGTGGCCCCCTGTCTCCCCTaccgtggggggggggcacgcagCAGCCCCTGGTGTGAGGCGCCCACCGCCCCCCCCGGAGCAGGATGTCTCCCCCCAGACACGGACGAGGACGGAGCGGGAGAGTTTATTGCGGAGATGACACTCGGCCGGGGAGCCCCGTGGGAAAAGGGGGGGACCCCCACGGAAAGGGGGGACCCTGTCGATAAATAAAGTCCGAGCGTCCCCGGGGGACGTCCCCATATCCGATCCttccccgggggggggtccctgcagtGCaaggggggcgcgggggggtCCCTCACACCTCGATGTGGGGGTCCGAACCCCGTCCCTCGCgctgcagctgctcctcctgccgCAGCTTCGGCTTCTCCGTCCGCGTGTGCCACACCAGCACCTGGAGGTGGGGGGGCGTCAGCGGGACCCCCCC
This region includes:
- the LOC115338327 gene encoding basic proline-rich protein-like — translated: MEPQLGPYAPLYPPASPFPTVGQPHWEPRPPEAPPGPWGPPRGEGPPGRLDPFSQAFAGRLPGKAWGAGTPVAGEVTPPLGLPAPALWWPPPRGAAPRLPLSGPAAPPLHPPCTLPGPSPAGTGGGRGLRRTPGSPGLGVRWGAMLPGPQPLFQGCRVAFPWGPPMAGRGLGGDGGGLRAEPPLGREHGSPRGPTSPPQQGLGPPPTEAAWGWGGAPHGTGRPPCWTRGVGGRGCLGGCWQGAAPPGPPTPSTSCLRRSTWAPASRQPCRRQRGGGCGQDPPGGATLAWSPWPGLEGDPETQQQVETLLDLACSSALPGGGTNRELALHCLARADGSLTGALELLLLGTPAWPRADPLAGYHYTGSDTWTPRERRLFAKALARHGKDFTRIQQAVPSKRTTQCVEFYYLHKSRLGRARRQMPSEALGSRFPCKLCGKIFPKIKSRNAHMKIHRQQEGWGGSQFLPPPWPPVSPTVGGGHAAAPGVRRPPPPPEQDVSPQTRTRTERESLLRR